The Juglans microcarpa x Juglans regia isolate MS1-56 chromosome 8D, Jm3101_v1.0, whole genome shotgun sequence genomic sequence CTCTAAAAGATCGAAGCATTCATCAATGGAAAAGTgtattgaataaatataaacaaatcCCCGATGTAAATATTCAGAGTGTACTTCGAGTAAGTTACAATGGATTGGAAGATAATGAGAAGGACATGTTTCTTGATATTGCATGTTTCTTCAAAGGAGAACCTTTGGCTGATgtcattaaaatatttgaaaattgtgGTTTCTCTTCTGATTATGGTATACGGAGGCTTGTAGACAAGTGTCTTATCACTGTTGATGAGTGGAATAAAAGTGTTTGGATGCATGACTTGCTACAATATATGGGTCGAGAAATTGTTCGACTACAATCACCAACAGAACCTGGCGAACGTAGTAGATTATGGTTTCATGAGGATGTTCATCACGTGTTGGAAGAAAGTACGGTAAgagtcccaaaaaaaaattatttagttttaCATTTATTACCTTTTTTAGTAGTGAAACCTactggaatatatatatatatatatatatatatatcttataaatctaaatgattttaagttatATATAGAATCTTTTTAATTAAGTTGCGTCAATAAAAGTATCAAACatccttttttatttcaaatatcctattattttcttcatgagtgtctttattttgtgaaaagttTTCGAGTCACATGTCAGTTGGGAAGAGAcgttctttgattttttttatttttattttttttatacgagagactatttagtattttaaatttcaacaatcagaaaataccaaaaatagcTTCATTTTATGCATGAGTAATGCTACGGCTCTCGAAGTTTTGTCCCGAAAAAATGTCCCAAACATTAtactttacttttttatttttctttctttttttttcatgtatttttttaatcatcataaatttttttttttaaaaaagtacaatatcattaaaaaacacttccttaatcactaaggaaaaaaaaaaaaaaaaaaaaggcattcgGGACACTTCTTCGGGACCCAAATTCGGGTAACAAAGCATTTCTATTTATGCATTAGTTTTACTAACACTCTTGTCATGTATTTTCTCATGTCTCAAGGTACAAACAAAATCGAAGGCATTATAGTAGAAATGCCCAAAGGCGAGGAAATGATTATTTTGAGTCCCGAAGCATTTGTACAGATGAAAAGACTTAGAGTGTTTATCAATCGTAATGCAGGTTTTTCAAATGGACCTAATTATCTCTCCAACGAGTTGAAAGTACTTGATTGGTTTGAATATTCACTACAGTCTTTGCCACCCAATTTTCATGGAAATCAACTCATTATCTTCAAAATGCATGGTAGCTTCATCAGGGAGTTAAGCTTCATCAAGTTCAAGGTACCaatataatcttcaataactttttttctttaaatttatttattttttaactcctttcaatttatttatttttttccttttttgatagAATGTGACAACTATGGGTTTCGATGATTGTAATTTGTTAACCAAAGTCCCGGATCTTTCAAGCATGTCAAATTTGAAGGAATTGATTGTTGAAAAGTGTACAAGTTTAGTTGAGGTGCATGATTCTGTTGGATCCTTGGataatcttttaaaattgaGTTTTGCGAATGCTCTAACCTTCGAATATTTCCAAGAAGACTCAAGTTGAGATCTTTACGCGACCTTAATCTTTGTTATTGCTCAAACCTTCATGAATTTCCTGAAATTGGTTGTGAAATGAAGTATTTACATTCATTAAATCTACTTTGCACCGCAGTGGAAGAACTATCTTTATCTATTAGGAACCTCACTGGACttgatgttttatttataaatggcTATAAAAACCAACATTCTTGTACTGCAAAATTTACACACGCTTGGAATTGGTGGTCCAAAGGTGGAAGACCAGATTTTATCGAGGGAAGAAAAACTCCTTGAATTGTCGCATCCAACGAATTCAAGAACTACATTACAAGTGTTGAATCTTCCAAATTGTCCCCAAACAGAATCAAGTTTCTTTCCAAAATCAAGTTTATTTACCAAGTTTAATTCCTCGGCCACTTTCAACAAGTTAATTCTATCGGAAAGTGAGATGGTTAGCCTTCCCACGTGCATCGAAGGATTTGTTGCACTCAGTGAACTCTACTTGCGGGATTGtgagaaacttgaagaaatctTAGAACTTCCACCAAATATTAAAAGTGTAGATGCAACGGGATGCATGTCGTTACAAAGATTTTCCGTAGTATCAagaatattgaaattcaatGGAAGCCACATCAGGTCGCTAAGAATGATTCAATTGGGTGGATGCGAAAAAATGCATGAGGAGATTTGTAATTATAAAGTGCCAAATCCTTTACTGTGGaaggtatgtatatatgtttctcATTCTCTCTTAATTCTTTATAAGATGCATGACTTGTAAACTGATGATGATATTGGTTTAACAGAGACATTATAAGGCCACTGCGTTATTGGAAAATGAGATTCCAGAGTGGTTCCGGTATCAGAAagaatttttagaaaatgaaattgtcAAGAGTGGGAATGATGATGTTTTCCAACTGAGGAAAAATGAGGAATGGGTAATAAATATTGAGGGGCCACACTATTTGGAAGATATAAGTGGGATTGTAGTATATGCCCTTGTGTTTTATAAAGAAGCTTGTGAAAGTACAGATTTTATTTATGATGCTGAGATAACCAGTAACAACTCCAATCATGTATGCCGTATCGATTTCGATGAAGTGGTCAATTTGATTAATATTGATGGTACAGGTGGAAGCGGATATGATGTAAAGGTGGGGTACTCCGATTTAGAATCATTTGAGCTAAAGGTTTTGGACAATTTGAGACCTTCGTCCTGATCCCGATGTTTGGGATCCTTATCATTTGCTGGTACCCTTTTATAGAAGTTGCGGAGCCAATGTTGTATACAAGCACGAGAGCTATGCACATGAAAGACGAAAAATGGATTGAATGATTTTgggattttcatttttgtttgttttatctGCCTTTTAGACTTGATTTGGTATTTGCCATTGGAAACAAGTGCCCATTTTATTAGCTCAATGATGTCACTATCTCACAGTACTCTTGGAATCCAATCAGTAGCCTTACACAGAAGAAAAGATGGATTCTTAAACTAGGGGCATCAAACTTCCAAATCTGGTGGAGAAGGACTATGATGATCCAAAGGTAAACTTGGAGTTAGAGCTTCATCTTGGTATCAAGCATGCATTTCAAACATTAATTAGCTTGGAAGGTTTTTACTTTGTTCATTTACTTATAGCCATTAGTTTGTTTCTTGGATGATGAATTCAAGTATTGTGCTGCTCTGAAAGTTTACTTCTATATCCTTATTACAACAAGTATATCTCAGCTGAAAAATCAGAAAACACCTCTTCTCATTCCATTATAAAATTTCCATTAAGTTGGAGAGCAACATAtactacaaaaacaaataagtatTCATCGATATGCATGCATTATACATATTTGTCGTAATGTCTCtgtattttgtgttgttttctaaattcatcatccAACACCAGACTCATATGGTACTAACCCTCtgtattttgtgtttatatCAATTTTGTATACCAACAAtgttaagaggtggcttgaattcagttGAAATAGTGCTATGTCGTATGTTCGCTTGAGCGGAGGTTCACTTAGCTTGAgcgaacctccgctcgagcgaaatcaggcagagagcttcgcttgacACTTAGCTCGAGCGAAATCAGGCAGAGAGCTTTGCTCGACACTCGCTCTACATTCAACTCGAGCGAAATGTCTTAAACCTacgctcgctcgacactcgctcgagagttcgctcgagccaatgttcagagaagtgaattctcactgtttctataaatatcaaacggcgcctcctTTTCACAATAGACTTTAGAAATCATTTTTGTCTTGTTTTAGTGATTTCTTGAGAGAAgtgagagagcaagagagataacttctttgagaaagaaattttgtattATTCTTCTGTACTCTatctttgttgatagtgaaagctctgataccgaccccaccagtggacgtaggctcactTTGAGCCGAACTACTTAAATCTTGGTGTTGTGTCTGTGTGAttgtcaatattttcttttgcttatttccgctactatacttcgagttagtcttagatATACAGTTATTTCCAacaaattggtatcagagcttggctcagTATGATCTGGtgggatggctatggctaagtttgaagtggagaaatttgacggtcagaacagtttcagtttatggcgcatcaagattaAGGCTTTACTGTGACAACAgagcttgtcaaaagtattagaagagAAGGTATTAGAcgattctccggctccttcaaaagaagaagaagaaaaggtacatagtactattcttttgtcactatctgatggagttttaagggAGGTTGCTGACGAGGAGACTGCAAGTGGTCTTTGGTCTGCACTTGAGAATCtatacatgaagagatctctcaccaatcgtttgtatttgaaacaatggttatacactctcaaaataaaggaaggtactcttatttctgaacacctagatgaatttaataaaatcattatggatctgaggaacattgatattaagcttgaagaagaggatcaagcgttaattattttgtGTTCATTACCCatatcttttgagaactttgtaaattccatgttgtatggtagaaatacaatttccttggtagatgtaaaatttgctttgaattctaaggaattgaggaataaattgagtgtgaagagcactaatgaacaagctagtggcttgtttgttaaggggTTCTCAAGTAGGGGTAGATCAACTGACAGGGGTTCAAAGAAGTATAAGGGTAAATTCAGGGGCAGTTCACAGACAAAGTTTAGTAAGAAAAAtgtcaaatgtcattactgccataagtttggtcactacaaaAATGAGTgtccaaaactgaaaaacaaaaaggatgGCACTAGTTCCTTTAATGCCATTAGTGTTGCTGATGAAAGGTCTAACGACTCAGATATTGTTCTAGCAATTAGCGACTCCAgtagtcgctttagtgacaagtgggtcatggactcagcttgcacttttcatgtgtcccaagagggactggttcactaattATGAATCAGTCAACGGTGGTTCcattttgttagggaatgatatggctTGTAAAATTGCTGAGATTGGTTCAGTCAGGataaagatgtttgatggaattgttaggacattgtctaatgttcgacacattccagagttgaaaaagaatcttatttctttgggtactcttgattctttggattttaagtatactggtgaaggtggagctatcagagtcagtaagggctccatggttgtgatgaaaggagataagacaaatggtctttatttccttcagagctctacagtgacaggtgcagctgcagtgtctgtttcagatgatccagactcagatgtcactcgtttgtggcacatgcgtttgggtcatatgagtgagaAAGGGATGTCTATTCTGAGTAAGCAAGGTTTGTTATGTGACCAGAAGATAGAGAAACTAGATTTCTGTGAACATTGCGTGTTTGGaaaacagtgcagggttcagttttctacaggggttcacagaaccaaaagttctgtggactatattcattctgatctttggggtcCATCTTCTGTTCCatcaaaaggtggagctcagtatttgcttacgttcattgatgatttctcacggaaagtttgggtttattttctgAAGCAGAAAAACGATGTATTTgttaacttcaaacagtggaaagctttattgaaaatcagacgggcaagaaaatcaagtgACTTCGaactgacaatggtatggagttttgcggaggtgagtttgatgaattctgcaaaAATGAAGGTATTGCCAGACACCGTACAATTAGACATGCTCCACAGCAAAATGaggtagctgaacggatgaacaggactCTCTTAGAGAGAGCCCGCAGTATGCTTTCCAATGCAGGCTTGTCTAAAGATTTCTGGGCTGAAGCAATTAACACAACCTGCTTCTTGGTCAATCGTTCTCCAGCCACAACtattggtttgaagactccaaatgaggtatggtctgatactcttgctgattattcaaatttgaaaattttttgttgtcctgcatatttccatgttaatgatggaaaacttgagctaAGTGCAAAGAAAGGCATATTCATTGagtatgccagtggggtgaagggatttAAGTTGTGGTGTGCTGATCTTAAATCACCCAGGTTTGTGATCAGTAGGGATGTcgtatttgatgaaaaatccatgcttaATCCGAGAAAGGAGATTATTGTGTCTACATGTAAAGAACAGGATATTggaaagcaggtggagtttcaggtggaagcacCACAAGGGTTGCCCAGTGGCacccaagatcatgctattgcAGATGAGCATGACTCTAATTCgagtagcggcgcacaaggtgagcaagactacaatatagcgactggtagacagaggatgcagattagaccaccttagagatatgctcatgcagatatggtgatgtatgctcttactacggcagagaataCTGTTGGTTAGGAGCCTTctagttattcagaagctgtcaagagcgaagaatctgcacagtggtgcgcaaCTATGattgaagagattgagtctcttcacaaaaaccaaatatGGGATTTGGCTTTGTTGCCAAGGAAGGTGAAGACTGTTGGCTGtaaatgggtcttcaaaagaAAGAGGGAATCCAGGTTGACacagatgcaagatacaaggcacgcttagttgctaagggcttctGTCAGATTgaaggcatcgacttcaatgaagtcttctctccagttGTGAAACATAGTTCGATCAGAGTGCTACTTGCTACAGTAGCATTGTATGACCTAGAGCtacagcaacttgatgttaaaacagcgttcctacatggtgaGCTTGACGAGACCATCTATATGCATCAGCTAGAGGGGTTCATTGTTGAAAGTAAAGAAGATCAtatgtgcagattgaagaaatcattatatggtttgaagcagtctccaaggcaatggtataaacgttttgattcctttatgattgatcatggttatttgagaagtaactatgatagttgtgtttatcataaggaattatctgataagtctttcatttatttgctattatatgttgatgatatgcttattgctgctagagGCATATTTGACATtggtttgttaaagacccaactcagaaatgagtttgaaatgaaagacttaggtgttgcaaagaagattttggggaTGGAAATCTTCAGAAATAGGAAAGCtagaaagttgtacttgtcccagggaaagtgCATTGAGAAAGTTCTTTAGAGATTTGgaatgtttgattccaaaccagtaagtacaccacttgctacaCACTTTAAACTTTTAGCTTccctatctcctcagacagatgaagaggaatagttcatggctagtgttccttattccaGTGCAGTTGGCAGTataatgtatgcaatggtttgcactcGTCCGgacatttcacaggcagtgagcgtagttagcaggtatatggctaatccgggtaagactcattggcaggctgtgaaatggatacttaGGTATTTAAGAGGAACCTTGAACTTTGgcttaatatttgatagagatattgatctcagttccaaagttactggttttgttgattcagattatttaccaagataaaagaagatcattgacaggttatgttttcactttgTGTGGGTCTGCtatcagttggaaagcaacagtggattagttgctttatcaactacagaggcagagtacatggcagtAGCAGAGGttgttaaggaggccatttaGTTGAAAGGCTTAATCAATGATTTGGGATTACAGCAAGATGAGATTTtagtattctgtgacagtcagagtgcaatacatttgaccaaaaatcaaatgtatcatgagagaacgaagcacattgatgtcaggtatcattttctcagagagattgttacaGAGGGTGttatacagattctgaagattgctactactgAGAATCCAACAGATATAATGACAAAGCCAGTTGCAGTGTACAAGTTCAAACTCTGTTTGGACTTaattggtgttcgcattttgtgattcccgtaagggatttggtggtgggggttggttttgtggtcagaggttttttttgtgttggaattggcagagttcaagccaaggtggataTTTGTTAAGAGGTGACTTGAATTCAGTTGAAATAGTGCTATGTCGTATGCCCGCTCGAGTGAaatcaggcagagagcttcgctcgacactcgctcgacattcagctcgagcgaaatGTCCTAAACCTACGCTCGCTCGAGAGTTCGCTCTAGCCAATGTTCACAGAAGTGAATTCTCACTatttctataaatatcaaacggcgcctcctTTTCACAATAGACTttagaaatcatttttgttttgttttagtgATTTCTTGAGAGAAgtgagagagcaagagagataACTTCTTTGAGAAAGAAGTTTTGTATTATTCTTCtgtactccatctttgttgatagtgaaagctctgataccgaccccaccagtggacgtaggctcactTTGagccgaaccacttaaatcttggtgttGTTTCTATGTGATTGTCagtattttcttttgcttattttcgctactatacttcgagttagtcttagatatacagttattcccaacaaacaATCTTGATGATTTATTAGAAATTGAAATTGTTAAGAGTTCGGTTAATACCCAACTGAAGGGAAGAGAAGCATGGGTAATAGATGTTGAAGGGCCACACTAGTTTGAGGAGATAAGTGGAATTGTATTGTATCATGTTCTGTTATTTTAAGAACATGGTATGTTTAGGTGTTTTATTTATGATGCTGAGATAACTCATAACAGCTCAAATCATGTATGTCAAGAAAATAAGGTGGAATTGGTTAATGATTTTTGGATTAGAAGGAGATTCGAATATCGTGTATGGTTGGGGAACGCCGATGTAGCATCTTTTGGACTAAAGGTTTTGGACAACTTGCGAGTTGGATTTTATCCCAATGATCATCCAGGGATGGGTACCATTTTAAGCCAATGTGGTATACAAGCATTATAGGAGACCAagtaaaaaacagaaaaatggtTGAAATCAATCTTCCATGAAGTCCTCAACAAATGAACCCAAGTCGCCCCTCTGTTGCTACTATTTCTTTTGGTTGGAATATCTTCATCTATCTTCAACTTTGAATGACCTTGGAATCCAATTGGAGTAAGAGCTTGACTTAGAATCAAACACAATCCATTATTTGCGATGGATGAATGACTTATACGTTTAAAAGAGCTGAATCTTAAGACCACTCCACTATTGCCATgtcatccatctctctctctttttctgtcTCTCTTCTCTGGTTATTTGTACAGTTAAACAATTTGGAGTTAGCCTTCAACCTTGCTAAAAATGGAGAATCTTCCTGCTACCAATCAACTTTAATCTTTTCACTTCGATTATTTACTTATAACCATTGGTTTGTTTCTtggattatgaatttaagggtTGTGCTGCCCtgaaaattatcttattacaaGTATCTGCTAAGAACGCTCATCGGCACCTATTTAATATCTCCTTTTCAGTCTAGATAGATCGAAACACAGAAAATACTTCAGAATTATGAGTGAGATCTATGATATTGAGGCAGTTTGGGAATAGGGATGCATTTTTCTTGGGTTCATCTCTTCTAAAATCAACATTATTACTCCACATTAAAAGGCAACGCTATTCTCATGGATTGATCTGCATAATGCATATTTCTCgtaatttctttgtattttgtattgttttctaCATAAATGCACCTAGACTCCTTTAAACACCCGTATAGTATATATGATAGACAGTCAGAACAAGGGCTTCTTATGTCTTTTTGAGAGAGTTCTTTTTCAATACCTAAACTTGTTTATATCTTCTTCAAGCGCAAACGTAGCATGTTTGACAAGCCAACTTGCACCCATTTACACGAATTTGAATTAAAGTCCTTCTGCATAAAACAACTACCGATACCGGATATCACTAAGCTccatgttgaactgaattgaaatgagttaaattttttataaatagtagcgagttgagatggtagaacGAGTTTTATGGGAGTCACCTAAGATGAATTcatatgtttggatattaaaatgagtagatgtatttatgagaagttgaaaaaggttgtggatcacacgtgtaaagaggtgttgagttgaaataaattgtgGATCACacttataaagagattttgaattgaatggtatttagtaatttgagagttatatatttagatgttaggatagataaaaaacaaaacctaattGAGATGAGCTGAGCTCATTCAAGGATCCAAACGAAATCTTGGTTGTGTTTGAGTACTGAGGTGATTTCAgatattctatgaatagtagtgaaaatataattatataatattaaataacaatgaatagtatgtaaaaaaataataataaaatactgaATAGTATATTCCATTATCCAAACTTGTCCTGAATCATGATTGTATAAGAGTATTTATAATGGTTTGCAAGCTGTAAACAACCTAATAGGAaaggataaatacattaaaGAAGCTGATATTGGTTGCTCTGTTTGGAGCTGTTTTCCTACCAGTGGCCAGCTCTTTGATTGCCGTAATGGAGTTTTTCATATTCGTAATGTTATCGTTGTCTGCATTGacttgttttgtttctttcctttGTAGAGACGGAATGATTTGTTGTGGTGATAGTgtcatgtttttttcttttacactgGTGGAAAAGTCATGTATGTTTAATAGAAGTGATGGACGTATACTGCTGAAGATATTACTTGGAATGAGAGGCGTTGTGTCGGTGGAGATCATCTCATTACTTTTGTAACAATTAGTGATGTTTCTTCAATGTCCAACACAGTATATGGACTGGGTGTGTCCCATTCCATCATTGCAATAATTTGGCTACCCCTTGGGCAGGTTCATGTATTTGTTTTGCTCACTTCTCCGAGAAGATTAGCTTTCCCCAGTAGCTGAGGGTATTTCTTATCTTCTTGTTTTGTTAACTTTAAAAGAAGTGACTGGTGGAAATGGTATATGTCCTGCTGGTAGCCCCCGctcccagtttttttttttttttttaatttttttttacttaataattaaggatgtactttttaataatattgtatttttttatttttttaaaaaaatattttaaaatgttaaaaaatacatgtatgaaaaaaaaaaaattaaactagcGGGGGCTCTACTGGGAgcggtggctgtagagccactcATTGGTTTAAAGTGACTGGTGGCAGCAGTATCGCCCAtgatgagattaaataaaatatttttaatattatttttgttttaaattttaaaaaagttaaattgtttattttattttgtataaaaatttgataaagttgtaatgattagatgagattaaaagttttgtgaaagtaaacgagatttattttgaattttctacAGGATGGTATTAGCGGGCCTCCTAGGTTTACAGTTGGGGATACcgctagttataaattttttatttatttaattttttttaacattcttaatcattaagaaaaaaacaaaaacatatataatttactaataatcactttctaaaatacAGAAATTgtttatctcatttattttatctcatcctatcattacaaatttttaaaatttttacataaaatataataaacaattttatttttctaaatctcaaaacaataataatattaaaaaataatattttatttaacttttagttaTCATCTATaactatttcatcttatctcactattttaaccatttgttttgaattttcaacAACTGTAatgaatttttggattttctaTATCTGTACTGAATCTTGAAACAAGTAACGTACGTGTTTACTCACCTTTCTATAGACATAAAACCATAGGGCAGTGCTCTATCGATCAACCAAAACATCAGTCCATTCACAGGTAAATTAAGAGTACAAGAAAGAAATGTGAGAATATTATAATGGCTAATATGTGAGAATTTTCAAAGACTCCAAACTCAAATATGTGAAGGTTTCTACTTTGGGAaaacaatttgaaatttttagttCTGATTAAATTCCTGCATTGAGAAGTTTGTTTAgtaaattgaaagatttgtcaTCTCAAGTCCATTAAATTGATTTCCACTTGCTAAACCCATCAATTCTAAGGATCAGTTGAATCTCCAACAGGCAACAACTAGTTGCTTTGTGGACTAATGCTAGGCAACAACCCATCAATTCTATGATACTGCTATCACGGGAGATAAAAATTAATCCAAACACAATTTTATGATCCTCGGGCAAGAAACGCTCAAAACTTCTCTCATTACAATCTGATTCTTGAGTGTGAAATTGTTTTGAGTGAGTTTCACAAGACCATAGTGCCTCGCATATTTGAGTCTCGTCAGTGAGTTTCATTAACCACTGGTCATCCCTCCCCTTCTGTGGAGTTGGTTCAAGAGCTTTTCTCCAATATTCATGCCATCTCGAAATACGACTCATCTGGAGTTAGCCTACGTAACATTCAATTTCGAGTAACTCCGAGCATGTTAGCTAACTAGCTTAATGTCCCTCATGTAACCGATCCCCCTTATCCTTATTCTTCCACTTTTGCTCCCAGAAAGGTCGCCATTGCCACTTTCTCGTGTGGGTATGAAATTAATTGGGATGGTCGGACACCAATTAATACAGTCGAGTTTCCACATGACTATCTCCTTCTCATTCATGTAGTGCTAACTAATCTCTACCCTACAAACCATCAGAGTGATATAGGCCTAGACAAACCTAGTCTGCTCTATGATTTGATCAATGACGTTCCCATTTACTTGGAAAGTCACCTTTGTCGAATTATTCAATCGAGTAAGACCAAGACTGGATTACCTTTTGCATATCTTATCATGCGTATTGTTTTGTCCCagtcaattactatttattctcaCGAGCCTAGAATTATTCTTAAGGCTTCTATTGGTCGTAAGACCATCTAGCTGAGTCGTGCACATATTCGTCCTCATCCTTTAGATCTTCCTGCACCTACTA encodes the following:
- the LOC121242023 gene encoding uncharacterized protein LOC121242023, with the translated sequence MAIKTNILVLQNLHTLGIGGPKVEDQILSREEKLLELSHPTNSRTTLQVLNLPNCPQTESSFFPKSSLFTKFNSSATFNKLILSESEMVSLPTCIEGFVALSELYLRDCEKLEEILELPPNIKSVDATGCMSLQRFSVVSRILKFNGSHIRSLRMIQLGGCEKMHEEICNYKVPNPLLWKRHYKATALLENEIPEWFRYQKEFLENEIVKSGNDDVFQLRKNEEWVINIEGPHYLEDISGIVVYALVFYKEACESTDFIYDAEITSNNSNHVCRIDFDEVVNLINIDGTGGSGYDVKVGYSDLESFELKVLDNLRPSS